A genome region from Pseudomonas sp. N3-W includes the following:
- a CDS encoding N-acetylmuramoyl-L-alanine amidase, producing the protein MMGLGMRFRAMVAAVGLLLLAVTVDAVADSKVNSVRLWRAPDNTRLVFDLSGPVQHSVFTLTSPDRLVIDINGATLGAPLKVNTANTPITAMRSAQRTPTDLRVVIDLKKAVTPKSFVLAPNAQYGNRLVVDLFDSAEAAAPIPPPPSNVATVAPVPVTPVDPPVKLPPAPAGKRDIVVVIDAGHGGEDPGASGSRGQHEKDVVLAIARELQRQVNGMKGYRAELTRTGDYFIPLRGRTEIARKKGADLFVSIHADAAPSAAAFGASVFALSDRGATSETARWLADSENRSDLIGGAGSVSLDDKDRMLAGVLLDLSMTASLTSSLDVGQKVLSNISRVTPLHKQRVEQAGFMVLKSPDIPSILVETGFISNANEANKLSGASHQQALARSISAGVRQFFQQNPPPGTYIAWLRDSGKIAQGPRDHRVSPGETLAMIAVRYQVSPATLRSANNLKSDELKIGQTLTIPGTELAAKE; encoded by the coding sequence ATGATGGGGTTAGGTATGCGCTTTCGCGCGATGGTAGCTGCCGTAGGATTGTTGCTTTTGGCGGTAACCGTCGACGCTGTGGCCGACTCGAAGGTCAACAGCGTTCGCCTGTGGCGGGCACCGGACAACACCCGACTGGTGTTCGACCTCAGTGGCCCGGTGCAGCACAGTGTGTTCACCCTGACTTCGCCGGATCGGCTGGTCATCGACATCAATGGCGCGACCCTCGGCGCACCGCTCAAGGTCAATACCGCCAATACCCCGATTACTGCGATGCGCTCGGCCCAACGCACGCCGACCGACCTGCGGGTGGTCATCGACCTGAAAAAAGCCGTCACCCCGAAAAGCTTCGTCCTGGCGCCTAATGCCCAGTACGGCAATCGCCTGGTGGTTGACCTGTTCGACAGCGCCGAAGCGGCTGCCCCGATTCCGCCGCCGCCGAGCAACGTCGCGACGGTAGCCCCGGTGCCGGTCACCCCAGTCGATCCTCCGGTGAAGCTGCCACCTGCTCCGGCCGGCAAGCGCGACATCGTCGTGGTCATCGATGCCGGTCACGGCGGTGAAGACCCTGGCGCTTCGGGCTCTCGCGGCCAGCATGAGAAAGACGTGGTACTGGCCATCGCCCGCGAATTGCAGCGTCAGGTCAATGGCATGAAAGGCTACCGCGCCGAATTGACCCGTACCGGCGACTACTTCATTCCGTTGCGTGGCCGAACCGAAATCGCCCGCAAGAAAGGCGCCGACCTGTTCGTCTCGATCCACGCCGACGCAGCGCCGTCCGCGGCGGCCTTCGGTGCGTCGGTGTTCGCCCTGTCTGATCGCGGCGCGACGTCTGAGACTGCCCGTTGGCTGGCCGACAGCGAAAACCGTTCCGACCTGATCGGTGGCGCCGGCAGCGTCAGCCTCGACGACAAGGACCGCATGCTGGCCGGCGTGCTGCTCGACTTGTCCATGACCGCGTCCCTGACTTCCAGCCTGGATGTTGGCCAGAAGGTCTTGAGCAACATCAGCCGCGTCACGCCGTTGCACAAACAACGGGTGGAACAGGCCGGCTTCATGGTGCTGAAATCGCCGGACATCCCGTCGATCCTGGTGGAAACCGGCTTTATCTCCAACGCCAATGAAGCGAACAAGTTGTCCGGTGCGAGCCATCAGCAGGCGCTCGCGCGCTCCATCAGCGCGGGTGTTCGCCAGTTCTTCCAGCAGAATCCGCCACCGGGCACCTACATCGCCTGGCTGCGTGACTCCGGCAAGATCGCCCAAGGGCCGCGCGACCACCGCGTGAGTCCGGGCGAGACGCTGGCGATGATTGCCGTGCGTTATCAGGTGTCCCCGGCCACTTTGCGCAGCGCCAACAATCTGAAAAGCGATGAGCTGAAAATCGGCCAGACCCTGACCATCCCCGGCACCGAGCTGGCGGCCAAGGAATGA
- the mutL gene encoding DNA mismatch repair endonuclease MutL, which yields MNQMLNNSARIELLSPRLANQIAAGEVVERPASVIKELLENSLDSGARRIDVDVEQGGVKLLRVRDDGSGISADDLPLALARHATSKIRNLEDLEQVMSLGFRGEALASISSVARLTLTSRTKDADQAWQVETEGRDMAPRVQPAAHPVGTSVEVRDLFFNTPARRKFLKTEKTEFDHLQEVIKRLALARFDVAFHLRHNGKTIFSLHEAHDDAARARRVAAICGSGFLEQALPIEIERNGLHLWGWVGLPTFNRSQADLQYFFVNGRAVRDKLVAHAVRQAYRDVLFNGRHPTFVLFFEVDPAGVDVNVHPTKHEVRFRDGRMVHDFLYGTLHRALGDVRPEDHLAAPVATAIVRPTGIDAGEFGPQGEMRLAANALLEQPQGQPSFNAPAGSGAGAGYQYQYTPRPQSGVPAAEAQAAYREFFAPLPEANAVALPAGQDDIPPLGYALAQLKGIYILSENAQGLVLVDMHAAHERIMYERLKIAMASEGLSGQPLLVPESLAVSQREADCAEEHVAWFQRLGFELQRLGPETLAIRQIPALLKQAEANRLVSDVLADLMEYGSSDRIQAHLNELLGTMACHGAIRANRRLALPEMNGLLRDMENTERSGQCNHGRPTWTQLGLDDLDKLFLRGR from the coding sequence ATGAATCAGATGCTGAACAACAGCGCTCGTATCGAGCTGCTCAGCCCGCGACTGGCGAACCAGATTGCCGCGGGTGAGGTGGTCGAGCGCCCGGCGTCGGTGATCAAGGAGTTGCTGGAAAACAGCCTCGACTCCGGTGCCCGGCGCATTGATGTCGATGTCGAACAGGGCGGCGTCAAGCTGCTGCGGGTGCGCGACGATGGCAGCGGTATTTCTGCCGATGACCTGCCGTTGGCGCTGGCGCGACATGCCACCAGCAAGATTCGTAATCTCGAAGACCTGGAACAGGTGATGAGCCTGGGCTTTCGCGGCGAGGCGCTGGCGTCGATCAGCTCCGTGGCACGTCTGACCCTGACGTCGCGCACCAAGGATGCCGATCAGGCCTGGCAGGTCGAGACTGAAGGCCGGGACATGGCGCCTCGCGTGCAACCGGCGGCCCACCCGGTGGGCACTTCGGTGGAAGTGCGCGACCTGTTTTTCAACACCCCGGCGCGACGCAAATTCCTCAAGACCGAGAAAACCGAATTCGATCACCTGCAAGAAGTGATCAAGCGCCTGGCCTTGGCACGGTTTGACGTGGCGTTCCATCTGCGCCACAACGGCAAGACCATCTTCAGCCTGCACGAAGCCCATGATGACGCGGCCCGTGCCCGGCGTGTGGCAGCGATCTGCGGCTCGGGTTTCCTGGAGCAGGCGCTGCCGATCGAAATCGAGCGCAATGGTCTGCATTTGTGGGGCTGGGTCGGTTTGCCGACGTTCAATCGCAGTCAGGCGGACTTGCAGTATTTCTTTGTGAATGGCCGTGCGGTACGCGACAAATTGGTGGCCCATGCGGTGCGTCAGGCGTATCGCGACGTGTTGTTCAATGGCCGGCATCCGACGTTCGTGCTGTTTTTCGAAGTCGATCCGGCGGGCGTTGACGTCAACGTGCACCCGACCAAGCACGAAGTGCGCTTCCGTGACGGGCGCATGGTCCACGATTTCCTGTATGGCACCTTGCACCGCGCCTTGGGCGATGTGCGCCCGGAAGACCATCTGGCGGCGCCAGTGGCGACGGCCATTGTTCGACCGACCGGCATCGACGCCGGTGAGTTCGGGCCCCAGGGTGAAATGCGTCTGGCGGCCAATGCACTGCTGGAGCAGCCTCAAGGGCAACCGTCTTTCAATGCGCCGGCAGGTTCTGGCGCTGGCGCCGGTTACCAATATCAGTACACGCCACGCCCTCAGTCGGGTGTTCCCGCCGCCGAGGCTCAGGCGGCGTATCGTGAATTCTTCGCGCCTCTGCCAGAAGCCAACGCGGTCGCGCTTCCGGCAGGGCAGGACGATATTCCGCCGCTGGGTTATGCGCTGGCGCAGCTCAAGGGCATCTACATACTCTCGGAGAACGCTCAGGGCCTGGTGCTGGTGGACATGCACGCCGCCCACGAGCGGATCATGTATGAACGTTTGAAAATCGCCATGGCCAGCGAAGGTCTGAGCGGCCAGCCGCTGCTGGTGCCGGAGTCCCTGGCGGTCAGCCAGCGTGAAGCCGATTGTGCTGAAGAACACGTCGCGTGGTTCCAGCGTCTGGGCTTCGAGTTGCAGCGCCTCGGCCCGGAAACCCTGGCCATTCGGCAGATTCCGGCGTTGCTCAAGCAGGCTGAAGCCAACCGTCTGGTCAGCGACGTGCTGGCCGACCTGATGGAGTACGGCTCCAGCGACCGGATTCAGGCCCACCTGAACGAACTGCTCGGCACCATGGCCTGCCACGGCGCTATTCGCGCCAACCGCCGCCTGGCCCTGCCGGAAATGAACGGCCTGCTGCGGGACATGGAAAACACCGAGCGCAGCGGTCAATGCAACCATGGCCGACCGACCTGGACCCAACTGGGCCTGGACGATCTGGACAAACTGTTCTTGCGCGGTCGTTGA
- the miaA gene encoding tRNA (adenosine(37)-N6)-dimethylallyltransferase MiaA — translation MSQLPPAIFLMGPTAAGKTDLAIELTKVLPCELISVDSALVYRGMDIGTAKPSKELLAEFPHRLIDILDPAQSYSAADFRRDALEAMADITARGKIPLLVGGTMLYYKALIDGLADMPAADADVRAQIEEEAARLGWQALHDQLAVIDPVSAARIHPNDPQRLSRALEVYRVSGQSMTELRLQQSAQSTEAAASGLQHLPYTVANLAIAPANRQVLHERIKQRFTNMLEQGFIDEVVALRKRSDLHAGLPSIRAVGYRQVWDYLDGKLTSAEMQERGVIATRQLAKRQFTWLRSWADLHWLDSLDCDNLPRALKYLGTISILS, via the coding sequence ATGAGCCAGCTCCCACCTGCCATTTTCCTGATGGGCCCAACTGCAGCGGGCAAGACCGACCTGGCCATCGAACTGACCAAAGTCCTGCCTTGCGAGCTGATCAGCGTCGATTCGGCGCTGGTCTACCGTGGCATGGACATCGGCACCGCGAAACCGTCCAAAGAACTGCTGGCCGAGTTTCCGCACCGTCTGATCGATATTCTCGACCCGGCACAAAGCTATTCGGCAGCCGATTTTCGTCGCGACGCGCTTGAAGCCATGGCTGACATCACCGCGCGGGGCAAAATCCCGCTGCTGGTGGGCGGCACGATGCTTTATTACAAGGCCTTGATTGACGGTCTGGCGGACATGCCGGCAGCGGATGCAGACGTCCGTGCGCAAATTGAAGAAGAGGCTGCACGCCTCGGCTGGCAAGCCCTGCACGATCAATTGGCAGTTATTGACCCGGTATCGGCAGCACGCATTCACCCCAACGACCCCCAGCGCCTGAGTCGGGCGCTGGAAGTCTATCGGGTGAGCGGTCAGAGCATGACCGAGCTACGCTTGCAACAATCTGCGCAAAGTACTGAAGCAGCCGCTTCGGGACTGCAACATTTGCCCTATACTGTCGCGAACTTGGCTATCGCTCCGGCAAATCGTCAGGTACTGCACGAGCGCATTAAACAAAGATTCACAAATATGTTGGAACAGGGATTCATCGACGAGGTCGTAGCCCTGCGTAAGCGAAGTGACCTGCATGCCGGGTTGCCGTCTATACGTGCGGTGGGATATCGACAAGTCTGGGATTACCTGGATGGCAAGCTGACGTCAGCCGAGATGCAGGAGCGTGGAGTCATTGCCACGCGCCAATTGGCAAAGCGCCAGTTCACCTGGCTGCGCAGTTGGGCTGATCTGCATTGGTTGGACAGCCTCGATTGCGACAATCTGCCACGCGCCTTGAAATACCTCGGGACCATCTCCATATTGAGCTGA
- the hfq gene encoding RNA chaperone Hfq has product MSKGHSLQDPYLNTLRKEKVGVSIYLVNGIKLQGTIESFDQFVILLKNTVSQMVYKHAISTVVPVRPIRLPSATESEAGDAEPGNA; this is encoded by the coding sequence ATGTCAAAAGGGCATTCGCTACAAGACCCTTACTTGAATACTTTACGTAAAGAGAAAGTTGGGGTTTCCATCTATCTGGTCAACGGTATCAAACTGCAAGGCACGATCGAGTCGTTCGACCAGTTCGTCATCCTGCTGAAAAACACCGTCAGCCAGATGGTTTACAAACACGCTATCTCTACAGTGGTGCCGGTTCGTCCAATTCGTCTGCCTAGCGCAACCGAATCCGAAGCAGGTGACGCTGAGCCAGGTAACGCCTGA
- the hflX gene encoding ribosome rescue GTPase HflX — protein MFFERHGGGERVILVHLDGQDPEAREDPQEFQELANSAGAETVAFFNVPRHRPTAKYLIGSGKVEELRDLVKAEQVDLVIFNHILTPSQERNLERVFECRVIDRTGLILDIFAQRARTHEGKLQVELAQLDHMSTRLVRGWTHLERQGGGIGMRGPGETQLETDRRLLRVRLRQIKGRLEKVRSQREQSRRGRTRADIPTVSLVGYTNAGKSTLFNNVTKSDVYAADQLFATLDPTLRRLELDDLGPIVLADTVGFIRHLPHKLVEAFRSTLEESSNSDLLLHVIDAAEPDRMLQIEQVMVVLGEIGAQDLPILEVYNKLDLLEGVEPQIQRDENGKPQRVWLSARDGSGLELLEQAIAELLGGDLFVGTLRLPQRFARLRAQFFELGAVQKEEHDEEGVCLLAVRLPRVELNRLVSREGLQPMDFIEQHTLQ, from the coding sequence TTGTTCTTTGAGCGCCACGGTGGTGGTGAACGAGTGATCCTCGTTCACTTGGATGGACAGGACCCTGAGGCGCGCGAAGATCCGCAGGAGTTTCAGGAGTTGGCTAATTCGGCCGGCGCCGAGACCGTTGCGTTTTTTAACGTGCCGCGTCATCGGCCAACCGCCAAATACCTGATTGGCAGCGGCAAGGTCGAGGAATTACGCGACCTGGTCAAAGCCGAACAGGTAGATCTGGTGATTTTCAATCACATCCTCACGCCCAGTCAGGAGCGTAACCTCGAACGTGTTTTCGAGTGTCGCGTGATCGACCGTACCGGTCTGATTCTCGATATTTTCGCCCAACGTGCCCGTACCCATGAAGGCAAGCTCCAGGTAGAACTGGCCCAGCTTGACCACATGAGCACCCGGCTGGTTCGTGGCTGGACCCACCTTGAGCGTCAAGGTGGCGGTATCGGTATGCGTGGCCCGGGTGAAACCCAGTTGGAAACCGACCGCCGTTTGCTGCGGGTTCGCCTGCGACAGATCAAGGGCCGGCTGGAAAAAGTACGCAGTCAGCGCGAACAGTCGCGACGCGGCCGTACGCGTGCGGATATTCCTACCGTATCCCTGGTGGGGTATACCAACGCCGGCAAATCCACGCTCTTCAATAACGTGACGAAGTCCGACGTGTACGCGGCTGACCAGTTGTTTGCCACGCTGGACCCGACCTTGCGCCGTCTGGAACTCGACGACCTGGGGCCGATCGTCCTGGCCGACACTGTGGGTTTCATACGCCACTTGCCGCACAAACTGGTCGAGGCATTTCGGTCTACGCTCGAAGAGTCGAGCAACTCAGACCTGCTGTTGCACGTGATCGATGCGGCCGAACCGGATCGCATGTTGCAGATCGAGCAGGTGATGGTGGTCCTCGGCGAGATCGGGGCGCAAGACTTGCCGATCCTCGAGGTATACAACAAACTCGATTTGCTTGAAGGCGTTGAGCCACAAATCCAGCGCGACGAAAACGGCAAGCCCCAACGGGTCTGGCTGTCGGCGCGTGATGGAAGTGGTCTGGAATTGCTCGAGCAAGCCATTGCCGAGTTGCTTGGCGGTGATTTGTTCGTGGGGACCTTGCGCTTGCCGCAACGCTTTGCTCGACTGCGTGCGCAGTTTTTCGAACTCGGTGCGGTGCAGAAAGAAGAACACGACGAAGAAGGCGTCTGCCTGCTGGCCGTTCGCTTGCCACGAGTCGAGTTGAATCGACTGGTGAGCCGCGAAGGTTTGCAACCGATGGACTTCATCGAGCAACACACTTTGCAATAA
- the hflK gene encoding FtsH protease activity modulator HflK, which produces MAWNEPGGNSNNQDPWGGKRRNNGDRKGPPDLDEAFRKLQESLNGLFGGGKKRGDDGGGSGKSGGFGGLLGIGLVVLAAVWLYSAVYVVDEQEQAVVLRFGKYYETVGPGLNIYFPPIDKKYMENVTRERSYTKQGQMLTEDENIVEVPLTVQYKISNLQDFVLNVDQPEISLQQATDSALRHVVGSTAMDQVLTEGRELMASEIKERLQRFLDTYRTGITVTQVNVQNAAAPREVQEAFDDVIRAREDEQRSRNQAETYANGVVPEARGQAQRILEDANGYRDETVSRAKGEADRFTKLVAEYRKAPEVTRQRLYLDTMQEVFTNTSKVLVTGNKNGQSNLLYLPLDKMIQNGSGGNAPVTGSAAATNNTDVAPHVTDLPQTRTRETR; this is translated from the coding sequence ATGGCTTGGAATGAGCCGGGTGGCAACTCGAATAATCAGGATCCTTGGGGTGGCAAGCGCCGCAATAACGGCGACCGCAAGGGACCACCGGATCTCGACGAGGCCTTCCGAAAGCTGCAGGAAAGCCTGAACGGGTTGTTCGGTGGTGGTAAAAAACGTGGTGATGACGGCGGTGGTTCGGGCAAGAGTGGCGGCTTCGGCGGCCTGCTCGGCATCGGCCTGGTCGTGCTCGCGGCTGTGTGGCTGTACAGCGCGGTTTATGTGGTCGACGAGCAGGAGCAAGCCGTGGTGCTGCGCTTCGGCAAGTACTACGAGACTGTCGGCCCGGGCCTGAACATCTACTTCCCGCCGATCGACAAGAAGTACATGGAAAACGTGACGCGTGAGCGTTCGTACACCAAGCAGGGCCAGATGCTGACCGAAGACGAGAACATCGTCGAAGTGCCGCTGACCGTGCAGTACAAGATCAGCAACCTGCAGGATTTCGTGCTGAACGTGGATCAGCCGGAAATCAGCCTGCAGCAAGCGACCGACAGCGCCTTGCGCCATGTGGTGGGTTCCACCGCCATGGACCAGGTACTGACCGAAGGTCGTGAATTGATGGCCAGCGAGATCAAGGAGCGTCTGCAACGCTTCCTCGACACCTATCGCACCGGTATCACCGTTACCCAGGTCAACGTTCAGAACGCAGCGGCACCGCGTGAAGTCCAGGAAGCCTTCGATGACGTGATCCGTGCCCGTGAAGACGAGCAGCGTTCGCGCAACCAGGCTGAAACCTATGCCAACGGCGTCGTGCCGGAAGCCCGTGGTCAGGCCCAGCGCATCCTCGAGGATGCCAATGGTTACCGTGACGAGACCGTCTCCCGTGCCAAGGGTGAGGCTGATCGCTTCACCAAGCTGGTAGCCGAGTATCGCAAGGCCCCTGAAGTGACCCGCCAGCGTCTGTACCTGGACACCATGCAGGAAGTCTTCACCAACACCAGCAAGGTTCTCGTGACCGGCAACAAGAATGGCCAGAGCAATCTGCTGTACTTGCCGCTGGACAAGATGATCCAGAATGGTTCGGGCGGTAATGCGCCGGTA